One window from the genome of Cryptomeria japonica chromosome 6, Sugi_1.0, whole genome shotgun sequence encodes:
- the LOC131045986 gene encoding G-type lectin S-receptor-like serine/threonine-protein kinase At2g19130: MDEIRENFRLSLFFAFTVFIQLNVYGAVVGAADTLSVGNSLTGNQTIISKNGTFELGFFSPNGTNNWYIGIWYAKIPEKTIVWVANRETPARNRSGVLKLSREVNLELFDAEGASLWSPNISSKASRVVILDSGNFIMLGADNKSETVWQSFDYPSDTWLPEMRFGGQQKLVCWKSSLDPAPGLFSFHVDPSGVKQFVLTWNNSVKYWESGAWDGKIFSGVPEMTQKGYYNLSVDVTSSGLYVSYPYVNAPSRFVLIKSGEIQQFYFIDGSQWNMVWSRPRDQCAVYGLCGAYGSCNSNNLQFCSCVEGFTPADNRTWDSQEWWSSGCVQQRPLKCGAKSGSTDGFIEPSVTLPDDSASSYPATTKKECQKACLSNCSCTAYSFQSPSGPCQIWCGDLLNLRNSLPSKSNSNTLIRVAASALPESDKSSSSKRKRAAIVGAALAVVVAVAIALGILTFLRKRRQRVVPPLRWAESCNPSLRAFTYKELKTATRNFTHKLGGGEFSSVFKGSLSDSTQVAVKKVGNSRDGEKQFQKELSTVGKFKHHNMIELRGFCLERSRNLLVYEYMPIGSLDSFLFDNSKAQYKVLDWKTRFQIALGTAKGIAYLHEEGIVHCDIKPENILLDAKFNPKIGGLGLAKIEGIAFSHEETFIRGTRGYLAPEWMSGLPITAKADVYSFGMTLLEIIAGRRNSDLIVESSIMFFQAWAAEQMKRGNPLLSEEDGDFVHGNSEGEEIRRATMVGGWCVQEREDARPYMWQVIKILQGLLDLQTSQALQLLLNGRGHHVLS; the protein is encoded by the coding sequence ATGGACGAAATCAGGGAAAATTTCCGTTTAAGCCTGTTTTTTGCTTTTACAGTGTTTATTCAACTGAATGTTTATGGGGCTGTAGTCGGGGCTGCAGATACACTTTCCGTGGGCAACTCGCTTACTGGAAATCAGACAATAATTTCCAAGAACGGCACATTTGAATTGGGGTTCTTCAGTCCAAATGGAACCAATAACTGGTATATTGGCATCTGGTATGCTAAAATACCAGAGAAGACGATCGTTTGGGTGGCTAACAGGGAGACTCCCGCGAGAAACAGGTCTGGAGTTTTGAAGCTGTCTAGAGAAGTTAATTTGGAACTGTTCGATGCAGAGGGCGCATCTCTTTGGTCACCCAACATATCGAGCAAGGCTTCCCGGGTTGTGATATTAGATTCTGGTAATTTTATAATGCTCGGTGCTGACAACAAATCTGAAACTGTTTGGCAGAGTTTCGATTATCCTTCTGACACCTGGTTGCCAGAGATGAGGTTCGGTGGACAGCAAAAGTTAGTCTGTTGGAAAAGTTCATTGGATCCTGCTCCTGGGCTTTTCTCCTTTCATGTGGATCCATCTGGGGTCAAACAATTCGTGCTAACATGGAATAATTCTGTAAAGTATTGGGAGAGCGGAGCGTGGGACGGCAAAATTTTCAGTGGAGTTCCAGAAATGACACAGAAAGGCTACTACAATCTCAGTGTAGATGTTACTAGCTCTGGTTTGTATGTCAGTTATCCATACGTGAATGCGCCTTCACGTTTCGTCCTAATTAAGTCCGGagaaattcaacaattttatttcATTGATGGCAGTCAGTGGAATATGGTCTGGTCTCGGCCCAGAGATCAATGTGCCGTATATGGTTTGTGCGGCGCTTACGGAAGCTGCAACTCCAACAATCTTCAGTTCTGCAGCTGCGTGGAAGGCTTCACCCCCGCAGATAATCGCACCTGGGATTCTCAAGAGTGGTGGTCCAGTGGCTGTGTTCAGCAGAGGCCGTTAAAATGCGGTGCCAAAAGTGGTAGCACGGACGGATTCATCGAGCCGAGCGTCACGTTGCCTGATGATTCTGCTTCCTCATATCCTGCAACCACAAAGAAAGAATGCCAGAAAGCCTGCCTCAGCAACTGCTCGTGCACTGCGTATAGTTTCCAATCACCTTCAGGGCCCTGCCAAATCTGGTGCGGAGATTTGTTAAACTTGCGTAACTCTCTTCCATCAAAAAGCAATTCAAATACTTTAATTCGAGTAGCTGCCTCTGCACTTCCAGAGTCTGATAAGTCGTCCTCCTCCAAACGCAAAAGAGCAGCTATCGTAGGCGCAGCGCTAGCTGTGGTCGTTGCAGTTGCAATTGCTTTGGGCATATTAACGTTTTTACGCAAGCGAAGGCAGCGAGTAGTACCACCACTGAGGTGGGCAGAGTCCTGCAACCCTTCGCTCAGAGCGTTTACTTACAAGGAGCTCAAGACTGCAACCAGGAATTTCACCCACAAGTTGGGTGGCGGCGAATTCAGCTCTGTGTTCAAAGGTTCTCTAAGCGATAGTACTCAGGTGGCCGTGAAAAAAGTTGGAAACTCGAGGGACGGAGAGAAACAGTTTCAGAAGGAATTGAGCACAGTGGGGAAATTTAAACACCATAATATGATCGAGCTCCGAGGGTTCTGTTTGGAGCGGTCGAGGAATCTGCTGGTGTACGAGTACATGCCCATTGGATCCCTGGATTCCTTCTTATTCGACAATTCAAAAGCCCAATACAAGGTCTTGGACTGGAAGACCCGCTTCCAAATAGCCctggggacggcaaaggggatcGCTTATCTGCACGAGGAGGGAATTGTGCACTGCGATATAAAGCCCGAGAATATCCTGCTGGACGCGAAATTCAACCCCAAAATTGGAGGTCTTGGGCTGGCGAAGATAGAGGGCATAGCTTTCAGCCACGAAGAGACGTTCATCAGAGGAACGAGGGGTTACCTCGCTCCTGAGTGGATGTCTGGCCTGCCCATCACTGCCAAGGCTGACGTCTACAGCTTTGGCATGACGCTGCTTGAAATCATTGCGGGGAGAAGAAATTCCGATCTGATCGTGGAGTCGAGCATTATGTTCTTTCAGGCGTGGGCTGCAGAGCAGATGAAAAGGGGGAATCCTTTACTTTCTGAGGAGGATGGGGATTTTGTTCACGGCAATTCAGAGGGCGAGGAGATTAGAAGAGCTACAATGGTGGGTGGATGGTGCGTTCAGGAAAGGGAAGATGCTAGACCCTACATGTGGCAGGTCATCAAAATTCTGCAAGGTCTTCTAGATCTTCAAACATCACAAGCTTTGCAACTTCTCCTCAACGGTAGAGGACACCATGTTTTATCTTAA